A region of Polycladomyces subterraneus DNA encodes the following proteins:
- a CDS encoding class I SAM-dependent methyltransferase, with amino-acid sequence MEENKVSLTALISAYARAYHAMHDSPKIFNDFLAYHLFTDEEFTNMGRNLAEALKFFDPELATSCPDQESALAWVMRTQSTPITLSRARYTEDSLETAVKQGVQQYVILGAGMDTFAFRRPNMLRQLQVFEVDHPATQALKRHRLSGLGWEYPAQLHFVPVDFTKESLVTALKRSSYDPHRLSFFSWLGVTYYLTRDVVFNTLRSLADIAPAGSTIIFDYLDTDAFVPERAAKRVQRMQEIVRRAGEPMKTGFDPSTLAADLATIGLHLRENLGPSDIEARYFQGRTDGYHAFEHVHFAWAVVA; translated from the coding sequence ATGGAAGAGAACAAAGTCAGCCTTACCGCACTGATATCTGCCTACGCTCGTGCCTATCATGCCATGCACGATTCCCCGAAGATTTTTAATGACTTTCTCGCCTATCATTTGTTTACGGATGAGGAATTCACAAACATGGGACGGAATCTGGCAGAGGCTCTCAAGTTTTTTGACCCTGAACTTGCTACGTCGTGCCCTGACCAGGAGTCCGCCTTGGCTTGGGTAATGCGAACCCAGAGCACACCCATAACCCTCAGTCGTGCGAGGTACACGGAAGACAGCCTTGAGACAGCAGTTAAACAGGGGGTGCAGCAGTATGTGATCCTCGGGGCAGGGATGGATACCTTTGCGTTTCGGCGACCGAACATGTTAAGGCAACTTCAGGTGTTCGAGGTTGATCATCCCGCCACACAAGCACTAAAACGTCATCGCCTCTCTGGGTTGGGCTGGGAATATCCAGCGCAACTGCACTTCGTTCCGGTGGATTTCACGAAGGAGAGTCTGGTAACCGCACTCAAGCGCTCGTCGTATGATCCGCATAGATTAAGCTTCTTTAGCTGGTTAGGCGTCACCTATTACTTGACCCGCGACGTAGTGTTCAACACGTTGCGTTCTCTTGCCGATATCGCACCTGCGGGCAGCACGATCATTTTCGATTACCTGGATACTGACGCTTTTGTCCCCGAGAGAGCAGCTAAACGCGTGCAACGGATGCAGGAGATTGTACGACGGGCAGGCGAGCCGATGAAAACAGGCTTTGATCCGTCCACGCTTGCCGCAGACCTCGCGACTATTGGTTTACATCTCCGTGAGAATTTGGGTCCATCCGACATCGAAGCACGGTACTTTCAGGGACGCACGGATGGTTATCATGCGTTCGAACATGTACACTTTGCGTGGGCAGTGGTCGCATAG
- a CDS encoding MFS transporter, whose translation MLDKKTQTKPTTEAFHSVKSRLSSLTYLPTRYTIFLAGLLISRLGDTLYAFAIPWISYELTRSAVVMSSLYAINVLPIVLFGPVVGVLVDRWERRRLMLVADVVRAVLVGLVPVLYLLNLLQLWHLYGISFALAVLSLLFDVATVTAIPHMTEQELMKANAAYQMVNQIADLAGPVLAGIVIAAVGGFQTLWLDALSFGATFLAVWRMPVLGRGVSVSHMGNIFQNMAEGLRWLVRDRLNLSLSLQAMIGNFGYFVAFSILMYYLRSTLHLNAKQTGLNFALLGAGGLLGSIIVVPLEKRFRRGILIPVLLSIGTIGFTLAILSPFWLVPGIAFGTVATCNVAWNTLVQSVRQETVPEAMLGRVLSFSRVFTRLAMPLGAMVGGLISNFDPVAVFVVAAVTKGLEVIIALSSPIRKL comes from the coding sequence ATGCTCGATAAAAAAACGCAGACCAAGCCAACAACGGAAGCGTTTCACTCCGTGAAGAGCAGGCTGTCATCCCTCACATACTTACCGACTCGATACACCATCTTTCTTGCTGGTCTGCTCATATCCAGACTAGGTGATACCCTGTACGCCTTTGCCATCCCCTGGATTTCCTACGAACTGACCCGTTCCGCTGTGGTTATGAGTTCGCTCTACGCCATTAACGTACTGCCCATCGTTTTGTTCGGCCCTGTTGTTGGAGTGTTAGTGGACCGCTGGGAACGGCGACGGTTGATGTTGGTTGCCGATGTAGTGCGTGCTGTCCTGGTCGGCTTGGTTCCTGTTCTGTATCTTCTAAACCTGCTTCAACTTTGGCACCTCTACGGCATTTCATTTGCCCTTGCAGTGTTGTCCCTGTTATTTGATGTAGCCACGGTAACCGCCATTCCACACATGACTGAACAGGAGCTAATGAAGGCAAATGCCGCTTACCAAATGGTAAACCAGATTGCCGATCTGGCAGGTCCGGTCTTGGCTGGTATCGTGATTGCAGCAGTAGGTGGGTTTCAAACTCTTTGGTTAGATGCCCTTTCCTTTGGCGCTACCTTCCTGGCTGTATGGCGAATGCCAGTACTGGGGAGAGGGGTTTCGGTTAGCCACATGGGTAACATATTTCAGAACATGGCGGAAGGACTGCGTTGGCTCGTTCGTGATCGGCTCAACCTTTCTCTGTCCCTTCAGGCCATGATTGGGAACTTCGGTTACTTCGTGGCGTTTTCGATATTGATGTACTACTTACGGTCGACCCTCCACCTGAACGCTAAGCAAACCGGCCTCAATTTTGCCCTGCTCGGAGCTGGTGGTTTGTTAGGGAGTATCATCGTCGTACCGCTCGAGAAACGCTTTCGGCGGGGGATTCTGATACCTGTTCTACTCAGTATAGGGACTATCGGGTTTACCTTAGCGATTCTAAGCCCGTTCTGGTTGGTTCCTGGGATCGCTTTTGGCACCGTTGCAACCTGTAACGTGGCTTGGAACACCCTGGTGCAATCAGTACGTCAGGAGACTGTTCCAGAAGCCATGTTAGGGCGAGTACTCTCGTTCTCCCGGGTATTCACCCGTCTTGCTATGCCACTAGGAGCTATGGTCGGTGGGCTGATTTCCAACTTTGATCCGGTTGCCGTATTTGTAGTTGCCGCGGTTACCAAAGGACTTGAGGTGATCATCGCTCTTTCGTCACCCATCCGGAAGCTCTAA
- a CDS encoding recombinase family protein → MTVYGYARVSTNHQDITPQIEELKRYGCEVIYQEKVSGISADDRRELMRLIETAQTGDKIVFTKLDRFARSTVDALNIAKKLNDKGVAMVVLNFGGMQIDISTPTGKLMLTMFAGFAEFERELMLERQRVGIERAKKAGKYRGRIRKYTEEHPGMNHAIELYQKAEKTVKEICASAATLLPHQHVPV, encoded by the coding sequence ATGACGGTTTATGGCTATGCCCGTGTATCGACCAATCACCAAGACATAACGCCGCAGATCGAGGAATTGAAACGGTATGGTTGCGAAGTAATCTACCAGGAGAAAGTAAGCGGTATATCAGCAGACGATCGCCGGGAGCTTATGCGGCTAATCGAGACCGCGCAAACAGGCGATAAAATCGTATTTACTAAGTTGGACCGATTTGCTCGCTCCACCGTGGACGCGCTCAATATCGCTAAGAAACTGAACGACAAAGGCGTGGCTATGGTCGTGTTAAATTTCGGGGGTATGCAGATAGACATTTCCACCCCTACCGGCAAATTAATGCTGACCATGTTCGCGGGATTCGCTGAGTTTGAACGGGAACTTATGCTTGAGCGTCAACGTGTCGGGATCGAGCGAGCGAAGAAGGCAGGCAAGTACAGGGGAAGAATCAGGAAGTATACAGAAGAACATCCGGGGATGAATCATGCGATTGAGCTGTATCAGAAGGCGGAAAAGACAGTGAAAGAGATATGCGCAAGCGCAGCCACTCTTTTACCCCATCAGCATGTTCCGGTTTGA
- a CDS encoding transglutaminase domain-containing protein, whose amino-acid sequence MKTSEHWLDFCLRPVGEVSREFQSLGVRTFREAALYVQSLPYGRNVDRADARSVLREGKGTCSTKHALLAMLAKENNIPVRLMVGIYLMNETNTPGVGRVLEKHGFKEIPEAHCYLRLSERYLDFTRLTVPTNGTALSFLVEKEIAPEGIGEEKIRFHQDYLKHWVTSPGVPIKDWREVWEIREACIAALAQSKCTSNPRHQGNN is encoded by the coding sequence ATGAAAACCTCTGAACACTGGTTGGATTTTTGCCTGCGACCTGTGGGGGAAGTGTCCCGTGAGTTTCAGTCTTTGGGTGTACGGACGTTCCGGGAAGCCGCCCTTTATGTGCAGTCGTTGCCGTACGGGCGGAATGTAGACCGGGCGGATGCGCGGTCGGTCTTGCGCGAGGGGAAAGGGACATGTAGTACGAAGCACGCACTGTTGGCCATGTTGGCGAAGGAAAACAACATTCCCGTTCGGTTGATGGTCGGTATCTATTTGATGAATGAAACCAACACACCCGGAGTTGGCAGGGTGTTGGAGAAACACGGCTTCAAGGAGATCCCGGAAGCGCATTGTTATTTGCGGCTGAGTGAGCGGTATCTGGACTTCACGCGTTTGACCGTGCCAACGAACGGGACCGCCCTTTCATTCCTGGTGGAAAAAGAGATTGCACCCGAAGGAATCGGGGAGGAAAAGATACGGTTTCATCAAGATTATTTGAAACACTGGGTGACATCCCCAGGCGTGCCAATCAAGGACTGGAGAGAAGTGTGGGAGATACGCGAAGCGTGCATCGCAGCGTTGGCACAATCGAAATGTACCTCCAACCCACGTCATCAGGGAAATAACTAA
- a CDS encoding TolB family protein: protein MKKLHLLVSFSLACSVFFFPLVAHAAPTQTRLVFHQASSGTHPSPEGDPIPNDDVFTVKPDGTGETQLTSMQSTTYDGELSPDGTKLLFTYYDLAANKPVTAVANADGTNVQVISDATDASWTPDGNIIAVQSIYDPATSTTTQDIVLMNSDGTNARIITNPDDPNERYPLLSPDGKTIAYSGSGQIQLMNIDGTNKRVVPNSTGAGQFEWSPDGNKFLFATDEGIVVMNTDGSGKTIVAAPASSSQRLIQPVWSPDGKRIAYHLYDYSNGELHQIYTIKPDGTGKTLVKSQTGFINLSDWGIIQ from the coding sequence TTGAAGAAACTACACCTGTTGGTCTCCTTTAGTTTGGCATGCTCCGTCTTCTTCTTTCCTCTAGTTGCACATGCCGCTCCTACTCAAACTCGACTTGTCTTCCATCAAGCAAGCTCAGGAACACATCCAAGCCCAGAAGGAGACCCGATCCCAAACGACGATGTGTTTACCGTTAAACCAGATGGAACAGGCGAAACTCAACTTACCTCGATGCAAAGTACAACATATGATGGTGAACTTTCTCCAGATGGAACGAAATTACTTTTCACCTATTACGATTTAGCAGCAAACAAACCTGTCACAGCTGTTGCGAACGCAGATGGAACCAATGTTCAGGTAATCTCAGATGCTACTGATGCATCTTGGACCCCGGATGGAAATATCATTGCAGTTCAGTCGATCTATGATCCGGCAACTAGCACTACCACCCAGGATATTGTATTGATGAATTCAGATGGAACAAACGCACGAATCATTACCAATCCCGACGATCCAAACGAACGGTATCCATTACTCTCTCCTGATGGAAAAACCATTGCATATTCGGGTAGTGGGCAAATTCAACTCATGAATATCGATGGAACCAACAAAAGAGTGGTTCCAAATTCCACAGGTGCAGGGCAATTTGAGTGGTCACCTGACGGTAATAAGTTCCTCTTTGCTACCGATGAGGGCATTGTAGTCATGAATACAGACGGAAGCGGGAAAACGATTGTGGCGGCACCTGCATCGTCAAGCCAACGACTCATTCAGCCAGTTTGGTCGCCAGATGGCAAAAGGATCGCTTACCACCTTTATGATTACTCTAATGGAGAACTCCATCAGATCTATACGATCAAACCCGATGGAACTGGAAAAACACTGGTGAAATCCCAGACGGGCTTTATCAACTTGAGCGACTGGGGAATTATTCAATGA
- a CDS encoding GNAT family N-acetyltransferase — protein sequence MFVIRKFQDPDAAQIATLFHETVHTVNARDYTPEQLDAWAPEWSAEERQEQVKKLKLLLRKNISYVADMGGQVVGFADITKDGYLNRMFVHKNHQGQGIASALLRVLEYEMTQLGVTEIHTDASITAKPFFESHGFVTVQPQTVTVRGVSMVNFKMVKAL from the coding sequence GTGTTCGTGATTCGCAAGTTCCAAGACCCGGATGCGGCTCAGATTGCAACGCTGTTTCATGAAACCGTACATACGGTCAATGCACGAGACTACACTCCGGAACAACTCGATGCCTGGGCACCGGAATGGTCAGCAGAAGAACGACAGGAACAGGTTAAAAAGCTAAAACTTTTGCTCCGAAAGAACATATCTTATGTTGCCGACATGGGTGGTCAAGTGGTTGGTTTTGCCGATATAACCAAGGACGGCTACCTGAATCGAATGTTCGTTCACAAAAATCATCAAGGACAAGGCATTGCTTCCGCTCTACTGCGGGTTCTTGAGTACGAAATGACGCAACTTGGCGTAACTGAAATACACACCGATGCAAGCATAACGGCAAAGCCCTTCTTTGAAAGCCATGGGTTTGTGACGGTTCAACCTCAAACAGTAACCGTACGTGGTGTCTCGATGGTCAATTTCAAGATGGTGAAAGCTCTTTAG
- a CDS encoding hotdog fold thioesterase, with product MDVNTKGTIMEALGIELVEVSEDKVVATMPVHGPTRQPYGILHGGASVVLAETVASVGTANLIDLGTQAAVGLEINANHIRSKREGIVTATGVPLHKGRLTMVWDIKIRDEEGALICVSRCTVAIIPQKKS from the coding sequence ATGGACGTCAACACCAAAGGAACCATCATGGAAGCATTGGGGATCGAACTCGTGGAGGTCTCCGAGGACAAGGTCGTCGCCACCATGCCGGTGCACGGGCCGACCCGACAACCGTACGGCATTTTGCACGGCGGGGCATCCGTGGTGCTCGCCGAGACAGTTGCGAGCGTCGGAACCGCGAATCTCATTGATCTGGGTACGCAGGCTGCAGTCGGACTGGAGATCAACGCGAATCACATCCGTAGCAAGAGGGAGGGTATCGTAACTGCGACCGGTGTGCCGTTGCACAAGGGACGGTTGACGATGGTATGGGATATCAAGATTCGTGATGAAGAGGGCGCTCTCATCTGTGTTTCGCGCTGCACCGTTGCCATTATCCCGCAAAAAAAGTCATAG
- a CDS encoding acetyl-CoA C-acetyltransferase has product MTDVYIISGARTPFGTFGGSLKEVTSEELGVTAAKEAIRRAGISPQDVDNTVVGNVIQTHQGSPYLARHIALDVGVSIEAPALTVNRLCGSGLQAVVSGAQMVKLGESEISLVGGAESMSQAPYVLRGARWGMRMGDGLLQDTLTEALSDKYCGIGMGITAENLAEKYGITREEQDEFALTSQRRAAQAQRDGLFTEEIVPVTVKGKKDAVEVNQDEHIRPNTTLEGLASLRPVFKKEGTVTAGNSSGINDGAAFLVIASEGAVNRHNLKPMGRIISWAVAGVPPEIMGIGPVPASRLALERAGLTLDDVDLIEINEAFAAQYLAVEKEMGLNREIVNVNGGAIALGHPVGASGARILLTLLYELKRRNKKIGLSSLCIGGGQGISMVVEAV; this is encoded by the coding sequence ATGACCGATGTTTATATCATCAGCGGTGCCCGTACCCCCTTTGGTACCTTTGGCGGAAGCTTAAAAGAGGTGACCTCGGAGGAGCTGGGGGTGACGGCGGCCAAGGAAGCGATACGCCGCGCGGGCATCTCACCGCAAGACGTGGACAACACGGTGGTGGGCAACGTGATCCAAACCCACCAAGGCTCCCCTTATCTCGCACGGCACATCGCCCTTGATGTCGGCGTTTCCATCGAAGCACCTGCCCTCACTGTCAACCGTCTCTGTGGTTCGGGTCTGCAAGCGGTGGTCTCCGGGGCTCAGATGGTAAAGCTGGGGGAATCGGAGATCAGTCTGGTGGGGGGTGCCGAGAGCATGAGTCAAGCTCCCTATGTCCTGCGGGGAGCCCGATGGGGAATGCGCATGGGGGACGGGCTTCTTCAAGATACTTTGACTGAGGCATTGAGTGACAAATACTGCGGCATTGGCATGGGTATCACTGCGGAAAACCTGGCGGAGAAATACGGGATTACCCGGGAAGAGCAGGATGAATTTGCTCTTACCAGCCAGCGGCGAGCCGCTCAAGCCCAGCGCGACGGCCTCTTCACTGAAGAGATCGTGCCGGTGACGGTTAAAGGGAAAAAGGACGCCGTGGAGGTGAACCAGGATGAGCATATCCGCCCCAACACCACCCTTGAGGGTCTTGCTTCCTTGCGCCCGGTGTTTAAAAAGGAAGGCACAGTGACAGCGGGAAACTCCAGCGGCATCAATGACGGAGCCGCCTTTCTCGTGATCGCCTCGGAAGGAGCGGTCAACCGCCACAACTTAAAACCCATGGGCCGGATCATCAGCTGGGCTGTCGCCGGCGTCCCCCCGGAGATTATGGGCATCGGTCCAGTCCCAGCATCCCGCCTGGCTCTGGAACGGGCGGGGTTGACCCTCGACGACGTCGACCTCATCGAGATCAACGAAGCCTTCGCCGCCCAGTACTTGGCTGTGGAGAAGGAGATGGGGCTCAATCGGGAGATCGTTAACGTCAACGGCGGCGCCATCGCCTTGGGTCACCCCGTGGGAGCCAGCGGCGCCCGCATCCTTCTCACCTTGCTGTATGAACTAAAGCGGCGCAACAAAAAAATCGGCCTTTCCTCCCTCTGCATTGGCGGCGGCCAAGGCATCAGCATGGTAGTAGAAGCGGTTTGA
- a CDS encoding 3-hydroxyacyl-CoA dehydrogenase family protein yields MKVDDIRKICVVGSGSMGHQIAMLCALGGFETTVQDITPEALENARRKLEAIMDDWVRKSKISGPEKEAAFSRLSFSADLVEAAKDADFVIEAVVEKLDVKREVFKKLDEITPPHAILATNSSTIVNSLIADVTSRPDKVCNMHFFYPPLVMDCVEVVMSDATSEETAQVTLDLCKRIGRTGVLLRKEISGFVANRILGALQKEAMKLYELGIADYRDIDLIVTKALRHPLGPFQLMDLSGIDVIYYVMKQQYAETKDPKDRPPRFIEEKVERGELGRKTGKGFYEYDEKGRIRS; encoded by the coding sequence ATGAAAGTGGATGACATTCGAAAAATCTGTGTAGTCGGCAGTGGTTCCATGGGACATCAAATCGCGATGTTGTGTGCCCTCGGAGGGTTTGAAACTACGGTCCAGGATATCACTCCGGAAGCGTTGGAAAATGCCCGGCGAAAACTGGAAGCGATCATGGACGACTGGGTCAGGAAGAGCAAAATATCCGGGCCGGAAAAGGAAGCGGCTTTTTCCCGCCTTTCCTTTTCCGCCGATTTGGTGGAAGCGGCGAAAGACGCGGATTTCGTCATCGAAGCCGTGGTGGAAAAGCTGGATGTGAAGCGGGAGGTATTCAAAAAGCTGGATGAAATCACCCCTCCCCACGCCATCTTAGCCACTAACAGTTCGACCATCGTCAATTCCTTAATCGCCGATGTCACCTCCCGACCCGACAAAGTATGCAATATGCACTTTTTTTATCCACCGCTGGTGATGGATTGCGTTGAAGTGGTGATGAGTGACGCGACCTCGGAAGAGACGGCGCAGGTCACTCTGGATCTGTGCAAGCGGATTGGGCGAACCGGGGTGTTGTTACGGAAAGAGATTTCCGGCTTTGTCGCAAACCGCATCCTGGGAGCGTTGCAAAAGGAAGCGATGAAACTGTACGAGTTGGGTATCGCTGACTACCGGGACATCGATTTGATTGTCACCAAGGCGTTGCGCCATCCCTTGGGACCCTTTCAATTGATGGATCTGTCTGGGATCGACGTTATCTATTACGTGATGAAGCAGCAATATGCCGAAACGAAAGATCCGAAGGACCGTCCGCCCCGATTTATCGAGGAGAAAGTGGAAAGAGGGGAACTGGGACGGAAGACGGGCAAAGGGTTTTATGAATACGACGAGAAGGGGCGAATTCGTTCATAA
- a CDS encoding class I adenylate-forming enzyme family protein — protein sequence MNTFDRPKTPYSNNLVSSMRMNSGKFANQPAIVCGERLVTWKEMWRRTNQLSQALYGLALKKGDRLGLLLNNCFEFAESFIAATKSGFIICPLNRYLKADELAYQLRDCGARAVITNPEYVERLRSIRGDLPDLEHVIVTGDEVFSDTLSYERILTESPDREPEVVIAPKDLHMILYTSGTTGRPKGAVRGYMENYHTAVGVCMEWKIRSGDVQLAVTPLYHAASVAWFLATLISGGTYVIMPQFAPEQILAAIDKHRVNWLMMVPVMYDRLLKLPDEVFNRYDLVSLRTLISGGAPLHTQTKLNIKKRFRHCQLYEFYGSTELGVSTSLRDEDQLRKERCVGRTMPDVELMILDQNGKEVPRGEIGLLYSRGLSGFRGYWNDPEKTAEAFLEDGWATVGDMARQDEEGYYYIVDRAKDMIISGGVNVYPVEVEEVIHRIPGVQDTAVIGIPDERWGEAVKAVVVLEPGALVTEAEIIAYCKERLAAFKVPKSVDFVAQIPRTQTGKILKRELRKKYWGDGDIQIS from the coding sequence ATGAACACCTTCGATCGTCCAAAAACCCCCTATTCCAACAACCTGGTCAGCAGCATGCGCATGAATTCTGGTAAATTTGCCAACCAACCGGCGATCGTCTGCGGAGAACGTTTGGTCACTTGGAAAGAGATGTGGCGTCGGACCAACCAACTGAGCCAGGCCTTGTATGGACTCGCTCTGAAAAAAGGAGACCGGCTCGGCCTCCTTTTGAACAACTGTTTCGAGTTTGCCGAGTCGTTCATCGCCGCTACCAAAAGCGGATTCATCATATGTCCTCTCAACCGCTATTTGAAGGCCGACGAACTGGCCTACCAATTGCGGGATTGCGGAGCACGGGCGGTTATCACCAATCCGGAATATGTAGAACGTCTTCGCTCGATCCGCGGCGACCTCCCCGATTTGGAACATGTCATTGTCACGGGGGATGAAGTATTTTCCGACACCTTAAGTTATGAAAGGATTTTGACGGAATCGCCCGATCGCGAACCGGAAGTGGTAATCGCGCCGAAGGATCTTCACATGATTCTTTACACGTCGGGTACGACCGGGAGACCGAAAGGGGCTGTCCGGGGATATATGGAAAACTATCATACCGCAGTCGGGGTGTGTATGGAGTGGAAGATTCGTTCCGGCGACGTTCAACTGGCGGTTACCCCCCTGTATCATGCGGCTTCTGTCGCCTGGTTCCTTGCCACCCTGATCTCCGGCGGCACATACGTGATCATGCCGCAGTTTGCACCGGAACAAATTTTGGCCGCTATTGATAAGCATCGGGTCAATTGGTTGATGATGGTACCCGTCATGTATGACCGACTGCTCAAACTTCCGGACGAAGTGTTCAATCGGTATGATCTGGTATCTTTACGCACCTTGATTTCCGGCGGAGCGCCTTTGCACACCCAGACCAAACTCAACATCAAAAAGCGGTTCCGCCATTGTCAGCTGTATGAATTTTACGGCAGCACCGAATTGGGGGTGTCCACCAGTTTGCGGGACGAGGATCAGCTTCGCAAAGAACGCTGTGTCGGCCGCACGATGCCGGACGTCGAATTGATGATCCTAGACCAAAATGGAAAAGAGGTTCCGCGGGGAGAAATCGGTTTGCTTTATTCCAGAGGTTTGAGCGGGTTTAGAGGCTATTGGAACGACCCGGAAAAAACAGCGGAAGCGTTTTTGGAAGACGGATGGGCGACGGTCGGCGATATGGCCCGTCAGGATGAGGAGGGATATTACTATATTGTCGACCGGGCCAAGGATATGATAATTTCCGGCGGTGTCAATGTGTATCCGGTGGAGGTGGAGGAAGTGATTCACCGGATCCCGGGGGTTCAGGACACGGCGGTGATCGGCATCCCCGATGAACGGTGGGGTGAAGCGGTCAAGGCGGTCGTCGTATTGGAACCCGGAGCCCTGGTCACCGAAGCGGAAATTATCGCTTATTGCAAAGAACGGTTGGCCGCTTTCAAAGTACCCAAGTCCGTCGATTTCGTCGCACAAATCCCCCGCACGCAAACCGGAAAAATTTTGAAGAGGGAGCTGCGCAAGAAATACTGGGGGGATGGTGACATTCAAATCTCGTAA
- a CDS encoding class I adenylate-forming enzyme family protein, with protein MIAADLIRRGAQYYTEQTAVIFGERTLTFREVNYNANRLANTLRRLGLKKGDRVAFLLANSVQSVEIDFAIIKSGLVRVPLNTRLSEKEHLHMIRETEVKALLFSETFRDRVAALRPQLPLVRWFCQVDGHPEDWAVSLAKEMEAVTAEEPEVHLTEDDWVTIQYTSGTTGKLKAAVHTQGSWSAITTNILLALRIEKGDIMLHAAPLTHASGTLLLPHWIRGGVNAILPGFKPAEFLRAVEDIRPTTLNLVPTMIVMLLAEPDVEKVSFDSVRQIIYGASPMPRETLKKGMRLWGAKFIQYYGQTECPLILTLLDIDDHARALENPELEERLLSCGRPTVTTQLKIVDEEGRELPPGEIGEIAVRSAQQMSHYFQAPELTRETIRDGWIHTRDMGYIDQDGYVYLVDRKSDMIISGGFNIYPREVEEVLYQHPAVMEAAVVGVPHDKWGEVGKAFVVLKEGCLATEEELIEFCRRHLASYKRPHSVEFVDSLPKSAVGKVIRRVLREPYWKGRERSI; from the coding sequence ATGATCGCCGCGGATTTGATTCGGAGGGGAGCTCAATATTATACCGAGCAAACAGCCGTTATTTTCGGGGAACGGACGCTCACGTTCCGAGAAGTCAATTACAATGCCAATCGCCTGGCTAATACTCTCCGACGCCTCGGTTTGAAAAAAGGGGATCGCGTAGCCTTTTTGCTGGCTAACTCCGTGCAGAGTGTGGAAATCGACTTTGCCATCATCAAATCCGGGCTGGTTCGGGTTCCTTTAAATACCCGTCTTTCCGAAAAGGAACACCTTCACATGATTCGTGAAACGGAGGTGAAAGCGCTTCTCTTTTCCGAAACGTTTCGGGACCGGGTTGCCGCTTTGCGCCCCCAATTGCCGTTGGTTCGATGGTTCTGCCAGGTGGACGGGCATCCCGAGGATTGGGCGGTTTCTTTGGCGAAAGAGATGGAAGCGGTGACAGCGGAGGAACCGGAGGTCCATCTGACGGAAGACGATTGGGTGACGATCCAATACACGTCGGGTACGACCGGCAAACTGAAAGCCGCCGTTCACACCCAGGGTTCCTGGAGCGCGATCACAACCAATATCTTGTTGGCACTCCGAATTGAAAAGGGAGACATCATGTTGCACGCCGCCCCACTCACTCACGCATCTGGAACTCTGCTCCTTCCCCACTGGATCAGAGGAGGCGTCAATGCGATTCTTCCCGGTTTCAAACCGGCGGAATTTTTACGGGCCGTGGAGGATATCCGACCGACCACGCTCAACCTGGTTCCGACGATGATCGTCATGCTTCTGGCCGAGCCGGACGTGGAGAAGGTTTCATTCGATTCCGTCCGGCAGATCATTTACGGCGCTTCACCGATGCCCAGAGAAACGTTGAAGAAAGGTATGCGACTGTGGGGAGCCAAGTTTATTCAATATTACGGCCAGACGGAATGCCCCTTGATTCTAACCCTTTTGGATATCGACGATCATGCTCGTGCCCTCGAAAACCCAGAGCTGGAAGAAAGGCTTTTGTCCTGCGGGCGCCCGACGGTAACCACGCAGCTGAAAATCGTGGACGAAGAAGGTAGAGAACTACCGCCTGGCGAAATCGGCGAAATTGCGGTTCGTTCCGCCCAGCAAATGAGCCATTACTTTCAAGCGCCGGAGCTCACACGTGAGACGATCCGGGATGGATGGATTCACACAAGGGATATGGGTTATATCGACCAAGACGGATACGTGTATTTAGTCGACCGGAAGTCCGACATGATCATCAGCGGCGGATTCAATATCTACCCCCGGGAAGTGGAAGAAGTCTTGTATCAGCATCCGGCTGTCATGGAAGCAGCCGTTGTCGGAGTTCCCCATGACAAGTGGGGTGAGGTGGGCAAAGCCTTCGTTGTGCTGAAAGAGGGTTGCCTGGCCACAGAAGAGGAACTGATCGAATTCTGCCGCCGACATCTCGCCTCCTACAAACGCCCCCATTCGGTGGAGTTTGTCGATAGTCTGCCCAAAAGTGCCGTGGGTAAAGTGATTCGGCGGGTGCTTAGGGAGCCGTACTGGAAGGGTAGGGAACGGTCGATTTGA